The following coding sequences lie in one Pseudoxanthomonas sp. SE1 genomic window:
- a CDS encoding sterol desaturase family protein, with protein sequence MPSPLELLLHPLSFAFFGMYAVLMLWEAIAPARMLPRVVRWRTRGLLAAVFYFLLSSYLPMLWTQYLLPLQLIDLSHLAWPLGGLVGLLVYQALAYAWHRALHASDVLWRFGHQLHHSAERLDTFSTFWFSPLDTLGWTAVGSLALTLVVGLSPEATTFALLAATLLAMLTHANVRTPRWLGWFVERPEMHSWHHARGLHRQNYSELPVFDLLFGTFHNPHGFAPQTGFHEGGSARVIEMMMGRDVARDAAS encoded by the coding sequence ATGCCATCGCCCCTCGAACTCCTGCTCCACCCCCTGTCGTTCGCCTTCTTCGGCATGTATGCCGTGCTGATGCTGTGGGAAGCCATCGCCCCCGCACGCATGCTGCCGCGCGTCGTGCGCTGGCGCACGCGCGGTCTGCTGGCGGCGGTGTTCTATTTCCTGCTGTCGTCCTATCTGCCGATGCTGTGGACGCAGTACCTGCTGCCCCTGCAGTTGATCGACCTCAGTCACCTGGCGTGGCCGCTGGGCGGACTGGTCGGCCTGCTGGTGTACCAGGCCCTCGCTTACGCGTGGCACCGCGCATTGCATGCCAGCGACGTGCTGTGGCGCTTCGGCCACCAGCTGCATCACAGCGCGGAGCGGCTGGATACGTTCAGCACGTTCTGGTTCAGTCCGCTCGACACGCTGGGCTGGACCGCCGTGGGCAGTCTTGCGCTGACGCTGGTCGTCGGGCTGAGCCCGGAGGCGACCACGTTTGCGCTGCTGGCGGCCACGCTGCTGGCGATGCTGACCCATGCCAACGTGCGCACGCCGCGCTGGCTGGGCTGGTTCGTCGAGCGCCCCGAGATGCACTCCTGGCACCATGCGCGCGGCCTGCACCGGCAGAACTATTCCGAACTGCCGGTATTCGACCTGCTGTTCGGCACGTTCCACAACCCGCATGGTTTCGCTCCGCAGACGGGCTTCCACGAAGGCGGTTCCGCGCGGGTCATCGAGATGATGATGGGGCGCGACGTGGCACGCGATGCAGCTTCGTGA
- a CDS encoding DUF1615 domain-containing protein, whose translation MTTPALRFLLRMLPLAPALLLAGCVTAPPAPTRAPSDTRSEIARRMPAKVVDRERWAADIETAFAAQRIEPNSENICAVLAVTEQESGYVANPAVANLPKIARGEIDRRAAALHVPGFLVDAALALRSPDGRSYADRLQSVRTERDLSDIYEDMIGSVPLGKRLFADYNPVQTGGPMQVGIPFAESNASDYPYPIESSIRDEVFTRRGGLYFGIAHLLGYQTPYTRKVHRFADYNAGWYASRNAAFQSAVGIATGVSLALDGDLLNPGAPLDTPGQTERAVRRLADALRMDDRAIRAALQRGNRLDFGDTDLYARVYALAEARAGKPLPRAMIPGIKLESPKITRDLTTAWFATRVDERYRRCLQR comes from the coding sequence ATGACGACCCCTGCCCTTCGCTTCCTGCTGCGCATGCTCCCGCTTGCGCCCGCACTTCTGCTCGCAGGCTGCGTCACCGCGCCGCCGGCACCCACGCGCGCCCCTTCGGATACACGCAGCGAGATCGCGCGGCGCATGCCGGCGAAGGTCGTGGATCGCGAGCGCTGGGCCGCCGACATCGAGACCGCGTTCGCCGCGCAACGCATCGAACCCAACAGCGAGAACATCTGCGCGGTGCTGGCGGTGACCGAACAGGAATCCGGCTACGTCGCAAATCCGGCGGTCGCCAACCTGCCGAAGATCGCACGCGGGGAGATCGACCGTCGCGCGGCGGCGCTGCACGTGCCCGGGTTCCTGGTGGATGCCGCGCTGGCGCTGCGCTCGCCCGACGGGCGCAGCTATGCCGATCGCCTGCAGTCGGTGCGTACCGAGCGCGACCTGAGCGACATCTACGAGGACATGATCGGCAGCGTACCTCTGGGCAAGCGCCTGTTCGCGGACTACAACCCGGTGCAGACCGGTGGGCCGATGCAGGTCGGCATCCCCTTCGCGGAATCGAACGCTTCCGACTATCCCTATCCCATCGAAAGCAGCATCCGCGATGAAGTGTTCACCCGTCGCGGTGGCCTGTATTTCGGCATTGCCCACCTGCTGGGGTACCAGACGCCCTACACGCGCAAGGTGCATCGCTTCGCCGACTACAACGCCGGCTGGTACGCCAGCCGGAATGCGGCCTTCCAGAGTGCCGTCGGCATCGCGACCGGGGTGTCCCTCGCACTGGACGGCGACCTGCTGAATCCCGGCGCGCCACTGGACACACCGGGCCAGACCGAACGCGCGGTCCGCAGGTTGGCCGACGCGTTGCGGATGGACGACCGTGCGATCCGCGCCGCACTCCAACGCGGCAACCGGCTCGATTTCGGCGATACCGACCTGTACGCGCGCGTGTACGCCCTGGCCGAGGCACGCGCCGGCAAGCCGCTGCCGCGCGCGATGATCCCCGGCATCAAGCTGGAAAGTCCCAAGATCACCCGCGACCTCACCACCGCGTGGTTCGCCACGCGCGTGGACGAGCGCTACCGGCGTTGCCTGCAGCGCTGA
- a CDS encoding STAS/SEC14 domain-containing protein, whose protein sequence is MIEILASPPHVAAYRFTDQLTGEDYDACIADMETRLARFPRIAVLSDLSDMQGVSLEAVAKDLRYAASKLGEFGRFARAAIVTDKRWLVAATEFAGHLLPHTEVRTFAQDERVLALAWAAELDPHAPTP, encoded by the coding sequence ATGATCGAGATCCTGGCCAGCCCGCCGCACGTGGCCGCGTACCGGTTCACCGACCAGCTGACGGGCGAGGACTACGACGCGTGCATCGCCGACATGGAAACCCGGCTGGCGCGCTTCCCCCGCATCGCCGTGCTCAGTGACCTCAGCGACATGCAGGGCGTGTCGCTGGAAGCGGTCGCCAAGGACCTGCGCTATGCGGCATCCAAGCTGGGCGAGTTCGGGCGCTTCGCGCGCGCGGCCATCGTCACCGACAAACGCTGGCTGGTCGCCGCCACCGAATTCGCCGGGCATCTGTTGCCGCATACCGAGGTGCGCACATTCGCCCAGGACGAGCGCGTGCTCGCATTGGCCTGGGCGGCGGAACTCGATCCGCACGCGCCGACCCCCTGA
- a CDS encoding helix-turn-helix domain-containing protein, producing the protein MAAAALFYYGGGGTIRVAAPWHRSRFRRQPDISVMPRRDPPTIALLATRGAAASVLYGMYDLFNSAGRDWPAMIGEPPGASVFRPIVVARDTTPMPVINGIVVTPEVAMRDLPDPDFICIPDLAIYPGDIALHGYEEEAHWLRDCHARGSVIAAACTGAMLLAETGLLDGSDATTHWAYCDAMAERHPRVKVHPQRVVVTAGPDQRLVMGGGGSSWQDLSLYLIARVAGIECAMQTARVFLIDWHQAGQQPFANLARTRTNSDTAITRSQVWIAQHYDTPAPVAGMLQASGLAERTFARRFQQATGLSPLEYVHTLRLEEAKQHLEAGDDSVEAIAQAVGYEDAAYFSRLFRRKVGLSPAQYRRRFGGMRRMLQQVGAP; encoded by the coding sequence ATGGCGGCGGCGGCTCTGTTCTACTACGGGGGAGGCGGCACGATACGGGTCGCCGCACCCTGGCACCGCAGCCGTTTCCGCCGCCAACCTGACATTTCCGTCATGCCGCGCCGCGATCCCCCGACCATCGCCCTGCTCGCCACCCGCGGTGCCGCCGCGTCGGTGCTGTACGGCATGTACGACCTGTTCAACTCCGCGGGACGCGACTGGCCGGCGATGATCGGAGAGCCACCGGGTGCTTCGGTGTTCCGTCCCATCGTGGTGGCGCGCGACACCACGCCCATGCCGGTCATCAATGGCATCGTGGTGACCCCGGAGGTCGCGATGCGCGACCTGCCCGACCCGGACTTCATCTGCATCCCCGACCTGGCCATCTACCCGGGCGACATCGCCCTGCACGGCTACGAAGAGGAAGCCCACTGGCTGCGCGACTGCCATGCCCGCGGCAGCGTGATCGCCGCCGCCTGCACCGGCGCGATGCTGCTGGCGGAAACCGGCCTGCTCGACGGCAGCGATGCCACGACGCATTGGGCGTACTGCGACGCGATGGCCGAACGGCACCCCCGCGTGAAGGTCCACCCGCAGCGCGTGGTCGTCACCGCCGGACCGGACCAGCGGCTGGTGATGGGGGGTGGCGGCTCCAGCTGGCAGGACCTGTCGCTGTACCTGATCGCGCGCGTGGCCGGCATCGAGTGCGCCATGCAGACGGCGCGCGTGTTCCTGATCGACTGGCACCAGGCCGGCCAGCAGCCCTTCGCCAACCTGGCGCGCACGCGCACCAATTCGGACACCGCGATCACCCGGTCGCAGGTGTGGATCGCGCAGCATTACGACACGCCGGCCCCCGTCGCGGGCATGTTGCAGGCCAGCGGACTGGCCGAGCGCACATTCGCGCGCCGGTTCCAGCAGGCGACGGGCCTGTCACCGCTCGAGTACGTGCACACGCTGCGGCTGGAAGAAGCCAAGCAGCACCTGGAGGCCGGCGACGATTCCGTCGAGGCCATCGCGCAGGCCGTGGGCTACGAGGACGCCGCCTACTTCAGCCGCTTGTTCCGGCGCAAGGTCGGCCTGTCGCCCGCGCAGTACCGCCGGCGCTTCGGCGGCATGCGCCGCATGCTGCAACAGGTGGGCGCACCCTAG
- a CDS encoding DUF1800 domain-containing protein codes for MIRRETTSAANRFGLGARPGTLAQVDDPRGWLHAQLALPAAVPRIALPTSADYLRQEYDYLRARRAARKNEGNGQDDAVMGFRERFARLQLSELGWRYRQAVATEQDFIERLVRFWSNHFAVSADKRTAALYAAPMEREAIRPRVTGTFAGLLVAVEQHPAMLRYLDNVRSVGEQSRLAQRQRRRMDEDGARRAGLNENLAREILELHTLGVDGGYTQDDVRELARAITGWSVPLPRDLDASGAATFRFRANAHEAGTRAVLGRRYAAEGEAQGRAILRDLAVHPATARHVCGKLARHFVGDVPPRALVDRMAEAWVRNGGALLSVYAAMIDSPEAWAADARKLKTPDDFVVSALRSTGTLPGEQPRALVGLLGKLGQPPFTPRSPAGFADGAAEWSGADAVWKRIQAAQTLAETATDTAPDPLRTASDVFGPQLDADTALAVGRAESPREGLALLFASPAFQWRT; via the coding sequence ATGATCCGACGCGAAACCACCAGCGCCGCCAACCGCTTCGGCCTGGGCGCACGGCCCGGCACGCTGGCGCAGGTCGACGATCCGCGCGGCTGGCTGCATGCACAGCTTGCTCTGCCCGCCGCCGTGCCACGCATCGCCTTGCCGACTAGTGCGGACTATCTGCGGCAGGAGTACGACTACCTGCGCGCACGGCGCGCCGCACGCAAGAACGAGGGCAACGGGCAGGACGATGCGGTGATGGGATTCCGCGAGCGCTTCGCACGGCTGCAGCTGAGCGAACTCGGCTGGCGTTACCGGCAAGCGGTGGCGACCGAACAGGATTTCATCGAACGGCTGGTGCGGTTCTGGTCGAACCACTTCGCCGTGTCGGCCGACAAGCGCACGGCGGCGCTGTATGCCGCGCCGATGGAGCGCGAGGCGATCCGTCCGCGCGTGACCGGCACTTTCGCCGGGCTGCTGGTCGCGGTGGAACAGCACCCCGCGATGCTGCGTTACCTGGACAACGTGCGTTCGGTAGGCGAGCAATCGCGGCTGGCGCAGCGCCAGCGGCGCCGCATGGACGAAGACGGTGCGCGGCGCGCAGGGCTCAACGAGAACCTCGCGCGCGAGATCCTGGAACTGCACACGCTCGGCGTGGACGGGGGCTACACGCAGGACGACGTGCGCGAACTGGCGCGCGCGATCACCGGCTGGAGTGTGCCGCTGCCACGCGACCTCGACGCCTCCGGCGCCGCCACGTTCCGCTTCCGCGCCAACGCGCACGAAGCGGGCACGCGCGCGGTGCTGGGACGTCGTTATGCCGCCGAGGGCGAAGCGCAGGGCCGCGCCATCCTGCGCGACCTGGCGGTGCACCCGGCCACCGCGCGCCACGTCTGCGGCAAGCTCGCGCGGCACTTCGTTGGCGATGTGCCGCCGCGTGCATTGGTGGACCGCATGGCGGAGGCCTGGGTGCGCAATGGCGGCGCGTTGCTCAGTGTGTACGCGGCGATGATCGACAGTCCCGAGGCCTGGGCCGCGGATGCCCGCAAGCTGAAGACGCCGGACGACTTCGTCGTGTCGGCGCTGCGCAGTACGGGCACGTTGCCGGGTGAACAACCGCGCGCGCTGGTCGGGTTGCTGGGAAAGTTGGGGCAACCGCCGTTCACGCCGCGCTCGCCGGCGGGCTTCGCCGATGGTGCGGCGGAATGGAGTGGCGCCGATGCGGTGTGGAAGCGGATCCAGGCAGCGCAGACGCTGGCCGAAACTGCAACGGACACGGCACCCGATCCGCTACGCACGGCAAGCGACGTCTTCGGTCCTCAGCTGGATGCCGACACCGCGCTGGCGGTGGGGCGTGCCGAATCACCGCGCGAGGGGCTGGCGTTGCTGTTCGCCAGTCCCGCCTTCCAGTGGAGGACCTGA
- a CDS encoding DUF1428 domain-containing protein, protein MGGTDAPSSYVDGFILAAPTAKKTAFTDYANTFDTIFMGFGATRIIEGWGDDVPRGTQTDFFRAVQAKDDETVAFSWVEWPDKATRDAGMQKMMEDPRMDPSNPDNPPMPFDGQRMVYGGFSPVVELRG, encoded by the coding sequence CTGGGCGGCACGGATGCACCCTCATCCTATGTCGACGGTTTCATCCTCGCCGCACCTACGGCGAAGAAGACGGCTTTCACCGACTATGCCAATACCTTCGACACCATCTTCATGGGGTTTGGCGCCACCCGGATCATCGAAGGCTGGGGCGACGACGTGCCACGCGGCACCCAGACCGACTTCTTCCGCGCAGTGCAGGCGAAAGACGATGAAACCGTGGCGTTCTCGTGGGTGGAGTGGCCGGACAAGGCCACGCGCGATGCCGGCATGCAGAAGATGATGGAAGACCCGCGCATGGACCCGTCCAATCCCGACAATCCGCCGATGCCGTTCGACGGCCAGCGCATGGTCTACGGCGGATTCTCGCCGGTAGTCGAACTGCGCGGCTGA
- a CDS encoding LysR family transcriptional regulator, with protein sequence MLDAVTLDQLRTFIAAAEQGSFSAAGRKLRRAQSVVSQTLANLELQLGVTLFDRSSRYPQLTEAGRLLLLEARAVAEHMDTFKARARSVAEGLEPELSVAVDVMFPMEALTRAAAYSGTAFPHTPLRLYVEVLGGVIQPVLDGTCRIGVVGSLPELPDEVVAEPLLSVPFVTVAAPTHAMGGLRGTVPVKTAAKHVQLVLTDRTPLTAGRDFAVQSPLTWRLADLGAKHAFLRAGLGWGHMPLHIVEEDLAAGRLKRLRIADADPRYAQMPMRAVWRKDTPPGPAGRAFMAQLREG encoded by the coding sequence ATGCTCGATGCCGTCACGCTCGACCAGCTCCGCACCTTCATCGCCGCCGCCGAACAGGGCAGCTTTTCCGCCGCAGGCCGGAAGCTGCGGCGCGCCCAGTCGGTGGTCAGCCAGACCCTGGCGAACCTCGAACTGCAGCTCGGCGTCACCCTGTTCGACCGCAGCAGCCGCTACCCGCAGCTGACCGAAGCCGGCCGCCTGCTGCTGCTCGAAGCGCGTGCGGTCGCCGAGCACATGGACACCTTCAAGGCACGCGCCCGCAGCGTGGCCGAAGGGCTGGAGCCCGAGCTATCGGTGGCGGTGGACGTGATGTTCCCGATGGAGGCGCTGACACGCGCCGCCGCCTACAGCGGAACCGCGTTCCCGCACACGCCATTGCGGCTTTACGTGGAAGTGCTGGGCGGCGTGATCCAGCCGGTGCTGGACGGTACCTGCCGGATCGGCGTGGTGGGGTCATTGCCGGAACTGCCTGACGAGGTGGTGGCGGAGCCGCTGCTGTCGGTCCCCTTCGTCACCGTCGCCGCACCCACGCACGCGATGGGCGGCCTGCGCGGCACCGTGCCGGTGAAGACCGCGGCGAAGCATGTGCAGCTTGTGCTCACCGACCGCACACCGCTGACGGCGGGCCGCGATTTCGCGGTGCAATCGCCATTGACCTGGCGGCTGGCCGATCTGGGCGCCAAGCATGCGTTCCTGCGTGCGGGCCTGGGCTGGGGCCACATGCCGCTGCACATCGTCGAAGAAGACCTCGCTGCAGGGCGACTGAAACGTCTGCGCATCGCCGACGCCGATCCGCGCTACGCGCAGATGCCGATGCGCGCGGTATGGCGCAAGGACACGCCACCGGGACCCGCCGGGCGCGCCTTCATGGCGCAGCTGCGCGAGGGTTAG
- a CDS encoding GNAT family N-acetyltransferase has protein sequence MTDTLDNPFWSALDSIHRGIALRAGDVARYPADHAPFLGVASAAVRVGDAFERLVAPGEAVYLLGVVPTVPVGWALQAFRPLAQMVCDAPLASVDGPEIVPLGEAQRADVLALTALVYPHYFRPCTMDMGRYFGIYEQGRLAAMIGERLGSDATREMSAICTHPDFNGRGYARRLTVWLTNDTLARGVQPFLHVSHENPRAKQLYEQLGYRVRRDIGFWSLRRA, from the coding sequence ATGACCGACACGCTGGACAATCCATTCTGGTCCGCGCTGGATTCGATCCATCGCGGGATCGCATTGCGCGCAGGCGACGTCGCGCGGTATCCGGCCGACCACGCGCCGTTCCTCGGGGTGGCGTCGGCCGCAGTCCGTGTGGGCGATGCCTTCGAGCGGCTGGTGGCGCCGGGCGAAGCGGTCTATCTGCTGGGCGTCGTGCCCACGGTCCCGGTGGGCTGGGCGCTGCAGGCGTTCCGGCCGTTGGCGCAGATGGTCTGCGACGCGCCGCTGGCGTCCGTGGACGGGCCGGAGATCGTGCCGTTGGGCGAAGCGCAGCGGGCCGATGTGCTGGCGCTGACGGCGCTGGTGTATCCGCATTACTTCAGGCCGTGCACGATGGACATGGGGCGCTACTTCGGCATCTATGAGCAGGGCCGGCTGGCCGCGATGATCGGGGAGCGGCTGGGCAGCGACGCCACCCGCGAGATGAGCGCGATCTGCACGCACCCGGACTTCAATGGCCGCGGCTACGCACGCCGCCTGACCGTGTGGCTGACCAACGACACGCTGGCGCGCGGCGTGCAGCCGTTCCTGCATGTCAGCCATGAAAATCCGCGGGCCAAGCAGTTGTACGAGCAGCTTGGCTATCGCGTGCGGCGCGACATCGGCTTCTGGTCGCTGCGGCGCGCGTGA
- a CDS encoding DUF1501 domain-containing protein: protein MKLTRRHFLAAGGAVTTLSLWPRLAHAADARDTRLLVVLLRGGLDGLHAVTPVGDPQFARLRGGLAVEGARKLDADFALHPALAFSHALYARREWLPVLAVAPPYRLRSHFEAQDNLESGTAVGGGMANGWLNRCVAALPSSRALSVSTVMPLILRGPADATTWSPPLPEDVNPILLQRLQSLYAADAQLAHPFEQAVAAQGMQAGGNVARLPQAMAAAARFMAASDGPRIGFVENTGWDTHAQQGPVLARKLAELDQGVRQFHDGIGALWPRTVVMVVTEFGRTAAVNGTGGTDHGTGTLAMLAGGAVAGGRIAGDWPGLAPAQLNEGRDLRATTDLRSVFKGVVGDHLGIAGATLEARVFPDSSGARAVKNLLRG from the coding sequence ATGAAACTCACGCGACGCCATTTCCTTGCCGCCGGTGGTGCCGTTACCACGCTCAGCCTGTGGCCACGGCTGGCGCACGCGGCGGATGCACGGGACACGCGCCTGCTTGTCGTGCTGCTGCGCGGCGGCCTGGATGGCCTGCATGCCGTCACTCCCGTCGGCGATCCGCAGTTCGCGCGCCTGCGTGGCGGGCTGGCGGTGGAGGGCGCGCGCAAACTCGATGCCGACTTCGCACTGCATCCCGCCCTGGCGTTCAGCCACGCACTGTACGCCCGGCGCGAGTGGCTGCCGGTGCTTGCGGTCGCGCCGCCCTATCGATTGCGATCGCACTTCGAAGCGCAGGACAACCTGGAAAGCGGCACGGCCGTCGGCGGCGGCATGGCGAACGGCTGGCTCAACCGCTGCGTCGCCGCGCTGCCGTCGTCGCGCGCGCTGTCGGTCAGTACGGTGATGCCGCTGATCCTGCGCGGCCCGGCTGATGCGACCACGTGGTCACCGCCACTGCCCGAGGACGTCAACCCGATCCTGCTGCAGCGCCTGCAGTCGCTCTACGCGGCCGATGCGCAGCTCGCGCATCCGTTCGAACAGGCGGTCGCGGCGCAGGGCATGCAGGCCGGCGGCAATGTCGCGCGCCTGCCGCAGGCGATGGCGGCGGCGGCGCGTTTCATGGCCGCATCCGACGGTCCGCGCATCGGTTTCGTCGAGAACACCGGCTGGGACACGCACGCGCAGCAGGGCCCGGTGCTGGCGCGCAAGCTGGCCGAGCTGGACCAGGGAGTGCGCCAGTTCCATGACGGCATCGGCGCGCTCTGGCCGCGCACGGTGGTGATGGTGGTGACCGAGTTCGGCCGCACCGCCGCCGTCAACGGCACCGGCGGCACCGACCACGGCACCGGCACGCTGGCGATGCTCGCCGGCGGCGCGGTGGCGGGCGGGCGCATCGCCGGTGACTGGCCCGGCCTGGCGCCAGCGCAGCTCAACGAAGGCCGCGACCTGCGCGCGACCACGGACCTGCGCAGCGTGTTCAAGGGTGTGGTCGGTGATCACCTGGGCATCGCAGGCGCGACGCTTGAGGCGCGCGTATTTCCTGACAGTAGTGGCGCACGTGCGGTGAAGAACCTGCTGCGCGGCTGA
- a CDS encoding DoxX family protein codes for MSTVTAIPTTTRIPALRGAADLVGRSLLASLFIVSGLGKLAAYAGTAGYMESVGVPGALLPLVIALEVAGGLAIVAGFRTRIVASVLAVFSIASAVLFHSNLGDQIQQIMFLKNFALAGGFITLAARGAGGWSIDNR; via the coding sequence ATGTCCACCGTTACCGCCATTCCGACCACCACCCGCATTCCCGCCCTGCGTGGCGCCGCCGACCTTGTCGGCCGCAGCCTGCTCGCTTCGCTCTTCATCGTCTCCGGCCTCGGCAAGCTGGCCGCCTATGCCGGCACCGCCGGCTACATGGAATCCGTCGGCGTTCCCGGTGCCCTGTTGCCGCTGGTCATCGCGCTGGAAGTCGCCGGCGGCCTGGCCATCGTCGCCGGTTTCAGGACCCGCATCGTCGCCAGCGTGCTGGCGGTGTTCTCGATCGCCAGCGCCGTTCTGTTCCACAGCAACCTGGGCGACCAGATCCAGCAGATCATGTTCCTGAAGAACTTCGCCCTGGCCGGCGGCTTCATCACGCTGGCGGCCCGAGGTGCGGGCGGCTGGAGCATCGACAACCGCTGA